From Piliocolobus tephrosceles isolate RC106 chromosome 16, ASM277652v3, whole genome shotgun sequence, the proteins below share one genomic window:
- the ELP5 gene encoding elongator complex protein 5 isoform X3 yields the protein MLDSLLSFGGLVLLRDSVEWEGRSLLKALVKKSALCGEQVHILGCEVSEEEFREGFDSDINNRLVYHDFFRDPLNWSKTEEALPGGPLGALRAICKRTDPGPITIALDSLSWLLLHLPCTTLCQALHAVSHQDSCPGDSFPVGKVSVLGLLHEELHGPGPVGALSSLAQTEVTLGGTKGQASAHILCRRPRQRPTDQTQWFSIFPDFSLDLQEGPSVESQPYSDPHIPPVDPTTHLTFNLHLSKKEREAKDSLILPFQFSSEK from the exons ATGTTGGACTCGCTGTTATCCTTCGGCGGCCTGGTGCTGCTTCGGG ATTCCGTGGAGTGGGAGGGGCGCAGTCTCTTGAAGGCGCTCGTCAAGAAATCTGCACTGTG TGGGGAGCAAGTGCATATCCTGGGCTGTGAAGTGAGCGAGGAAGAGTTTCGTGAAGGTTTTGACTCAGATATCAACAATCG GCTGGTTTACCATGACTTCTTCAGAGACCCTCTCAACTGGTCAAAAACTGAGGAGGCCCTTCCTGGGGGGCCGCTGGGAGCCTTGAGAGCCATATGCAAGAGGACAGATCCTGGTCCTATCACCATTGCTCTCGATTCACTCAGCTGGCTGCTGCTTCACCTTCCCTGCACCACACTCTGCCAGGCCCTGCATGCTGTGAGCCATCAGGACTCCTGTCCTG GTGACAGCTTCCCGGTGGGGAAAGTGAGTGTGCTGGGCTTGCTGCATGAAGAGCTTCACGGACCAGGCCCTGTGGGAGCTCTCAGCAGCCTTGCGCAGACTGAGGTGACCCTGGGCGGTACAAAGGGCCAGGCCTCGGCCCACATCCTGTGTCGGAGGCCCCGACAGCGCCCAACTGACCAG aCTCAGTGGTTCTCCATATTTCCGGACTTCAGCCTGGATCTCCAAGAGGGGCCCTCCGTCGAGTCCCAGCCCTACTCCGATCCTCATATACCCCCG GTGGATCCCACAACTCATTTGACCTTTAACCTTCACCTgtccaagaaagagagagaagccaaAGATAGCCTGATCCTGCCTTTCCAGTTCAGCTCTGAAAAGTAA
- the ELP5 gene encoding elongator complex protein 5 isoform X4 — MLDSLLSFGGLVLLRDSVEWEGRSLLKALVKKSALCGEQVHILGCEVSEEEFREGFDSDINNRLVYHDFFRDPLNWSKTEEALPGGPLGALRAICKRTDPGPITIALDSLSWLLLHLPCTTLCQALHAVSHQDSCPGDSFPVGKVSVLGLLHEELHGPGPVGALSSLAQTEVTLGGTKGQASAHILCRRPRQRPTDQTQWFSIFPDFSLDLQEGPSVESQPYSDPHIPPVSKNARAGTRKCSLGSGQRGENKSCRGWGWG; from the exons ATGTTGGACTCGCTGTTATCCTTCGGCGGCCTGGTGCTGCTTCGGG ATTCCGTGGAGTGGGAGGGGCGCAGTCTCTTGAAGGCGCTCGTCAAGAAATCTGCACTGTG TGGGGAGCAAGTGCATATCCTGGGCTGTGAAGTGAGCGAGGAAGAGTTTCGTGAAGGTTTTGACTCAGATATCAACAATCG GCTGGTTTACCATGACTTCTTCAGAGACCCTCTCAACTGGTCAAAAACTGAGGAGGCCCTTCCTGGGGGGCCGCTGGGAGCCTTGAGAGCCATATGCAAGAGGACAGATCCTGGTCCTATCACCATTGCTCTCGATTCACTCAGCTGGCTGCTGCTTCACCTTCCCTGCACCACACTCTGCCAGGCCCTGCATGCTGTGAGCCATCAGGACTCCTGTCCTG GTGACAGCTTCCCGGTGGGGAAAGTGAGTGTGCTGGGCTTGCTGCATGAAGAGCTTCACGGACCAGGCCCTGTGGGAGCTCTCAGCAGCCTTGCGCAGACTGAGGTGACCCTGGGCGGTACAAAGGGCCAGGCCTCGGCCCACATCCTGTGTCGGAGGCCCCGACAGCGCCCAACTGACCAG aCTCAGTGGTTCTCCATATTTCCGGACTTCAGCCTGGATCTCCAAGAGGGGCCCTCCGTCGAGTCCCAGCCCTACTCCGATCCTCATATACCCCCGGTATCTAAGAATGCCAGGGCCGGAACAAGGAAATGTAGTTTAGGGTCTGGTCAAAGGGGAGAGAATAAAAGCTGCAGAGGTTGGGGGTGGGGTTAG
- the ELP5 gene encoding elongator complex protein 5 isoform X1: MLDSLLSFGGLVLLRDSVEWEGRSLLKALVKKSALCGEQVHILGCEVSEEEFREGFDSDINNRLVYHDFFRDPLNWSKTEEALPGGPLGALRAICKRTDPGPITIALDSLSWLLLHLPCTTLCQALHAVSHQDSCPGDSFPVGKVSVLGLLHEELHGPGPVGALSSLAQTEVTLGGTKGQASAHILCRRPRQRPTDQTQWFSIFPDFSLDLQEGPSVESQPYSDPHIPPVDPTTHLTFNLHLSKKEREAKDSLILPFQFSSEKQQALLRPRPGQATSHIFYEPDAYDDLDQEDPDDDLDI; the protein is encoded by the exons ATGTTGGACTCGCTGTTATCCTTCGGCGGCCTGGTGCTGCTTCGGG ATTCCGTGGAGTGGGAGGGGCGCAGTCTCTTGAAGGCGCTCGTCAAGAAATCTGCACTGTG TGGGGAGCAAGTGCATATCCTGGGCTGTGAAGTGAGCGAGGAAGAGTTTCGTGAAGGTTTTGACTCAGATATCAACAATCG GCTGGTTTACCATGACTTCTTCAGAGACCCTCTCAACTGGTCAAAAACTGAGGAGGCCCTTCCTGGGGGGCCGCTGGGAGCCTTGAGAGCCATATGCAAGAGGACAGATCCTGGTCCTATCACCATTGCTCTCGATTCACTCAGCTGGCTGCTGCTTCACCTTCCCTGCACCACACTCTGCCAGGCCCTGCATGCTGTGAGCCATCAGGACTCCTGTCCTG GTGACAGCTTCCCGGTGGGGAAAGTGAGTGTGCTGGGCTTGCTGCATGAAGAGCTTCACGGACCAGGCCCTGTGGGAGCTCTCAGCAGCCTTGCGCAGACTGAGGTGACCCTGGGCGGTACAAAGGGCCAGGCCTCGGCCCACATCCTGTGTCGGAGGCCCCGACAGCGCCCAACTGACCAG aCTCAGTGGTTCTCCATATTTCCGGACTTCAGCCTGGATCTCCAAGAGGGGCCCTCCGTCGAGTCCCAGCCCTACTCCGATCCTCATATACCCCCG GTGGATCCCACAACTCATTTGACCTTTAACCTTCACCTgtccaagaaagagagagaagccaaAGATAGCCTGATCCTGCCTTTCCAGTTCAGCTCTGAAAA ACAGCAGGCTCTCCTGCGGCCTAGGCCAGGCCAGGCTACCAGCCACATCTTCTATGAGCCAGATGCTTATGATGACCTGGACCAAGAAGACCCAGATGACGATCTAGATATTTGA
- the ELP5 gene encoding elongator complex protein 5 isoform X2: MLDSLLSFGGLVLLRDSVEWEGRSLLKALVKKSALWLVYHDFFRDPLNWSKTEEALPGGPLGALRAICKRTDPGPITIALDSLSWLLLHLPCTTLCQALHAVSHQDSCPGDSFPVGKVSVLGLLHEELHGPGPVGALSSLAQTEVTLGGTKGQASAHILCRRPRQRPTDQTQWFSIFPDFSLDLQEGPSVESQPYSDPHIPPVDPTTHLTFNLHLSKKEREAKDSLILPFQFSSEKQQALLRPRPGQATSHIFYEPDAYDDLDQEDPDDDLDI; encoded by the exons ATGTTGGACTCGCTGTTATCCTTCGGCGGCCTGGTGCTGCTTCGGG ATTCCGTGGAGTGGGAGGGGCGCAGTCTCTTGAAGGCGCTCGTCAAGAAATCTGCACTGTG GCTGGTTTACCATGACTTCTTCAGAGACCCTCTCAACTGGTCAAAAACTGAGGAGGCCCTTCCTGGGGGGCCGCTGGGAGCCTTGAGAGCCATATGCAAGAGGACAGATCCTGGTCCTATCACCATTGCTCTCGATTCACTCAGCTGGCTGCTGCTTCACCTTCCCTGCACCACACTCTGCCAGGCCCTGCATGCTGTGAGCCATCAGGACTCCTGTCCTG GTGACAGCTTCCCGGTGGGGAAAGTGAGTGTGCTGGGCTTGCTGCATGAAGAGCTTCACGGACCAGGCCCTGTGGGAGCTCTCAGCAGCCTTGCGCAGACTGAGGTGACCCTGGGCGGTACAAAGGGCCAGGCCTCGGCCCACATCCTGTGTCGGAGGCCCCGACAGCGCCCAACTGACCAG aCTCAGTGGTTCTCCATATTTCCGGACTTCAGCCTGGATCTCCAAGAGGGGCCCTCCGTCGAGTCCCAGCCCTACTCCGATCCTCATATACCCCCG GTGGATCCCACAACTCATTTGACCTTTAACCTTCACCTgtccaagaaagagagagaagccaaAGATAGCCTGATCCTGCCTTTCCAGTTCAGCTCTGAAAA ACAGCAGGCTCTCCTGCGGCCTAGGCCAGGCCAGGCTACCAGCCACATCTTCTATGAGCCAGATGCTTATGATGACCTGGACCAAGAAGACCCAGATGACGATCTAGATATTTGA
- the CLDN7 gene encoding claudin-7 gives MANSGLQLLGFSMALLGWVGLVACTAIPQWQMSSYAGDNIITAQAMYKGLWMDCVTQSTGLMSCKMYDSVLSLSAAMQATRALMVVSLVLGFLAMFVATMGMKCTRCGGDDKVKKARIAMGGGIIFIVAGLAALIACSWYGHQIVTDFYDPLIPTNIKYEFGPAIFIGWAGSALVILGGALLSCSCPRNESKAGYHAPRSYPKSNSSKEYV, from the exons ATGGCCAATTCGGGCCTGCAGTTGCTGGGCTTCTCCATGGCCCTGCTGGGCTGGGTGGGTCTGGTGGCCTGCACCGCCATCCCGCAGTGGCAGATGAGCTCGTATGCGGGCGACAACATCATCACGGCCCAGGCCATGTACAAGGGGCTGTGGATGGACTGCGTCACGCAGAGCACGGGGCTGATGAGCTGCAAAATGTACGACTCGGTGCTCTCCCTGTCCG CGGCTATGCAGGCCACTCGAGCCCTAATGGTGGTCTCCCTGGTGCTGGGCTTCCTGGCCATGTTTGTGGCCACGATGGGCATGAAGTGCACGCGCTGTGGGGGAGACGACAAAGTGAAGAAGGCCCGTATAGCCATGGGTGGAGGCATAATTTTCATCGTGGCAG GTCTTGCCGCCTTGATAGCTTGCTCCTGGTATGGCCATCAGATTGTCACAGACTTTTATGACCCCTTGATCCCTACCAACATTAA GTATGAGTTTGGCCCTGCCATCTTTATTGGCTGGGCAGGGTCTGCCCTAGTCATCCTGGGAGGTGCACTGCTCTCCTGTTCCTGTCCTAGGAATGAGAGCAAGGCTGGGTACCATGCACCCCGCTCTTACCCTAAGTCCAACTCTTCCAAGGAGTATGTGTGA